The Accipiter gentilis chromosome 7, bAccGen1.1, whole genome shotgun sequence genome includes a region encoding these proteins:
- the LOC126041268 gene encoding SLAM family member 9-like isoform X3 translates to MEGELARSKAQLPSLLLALLSLWPELLFGQARAQPQEVNGVLGGTVLLSPALPPNKTVKEIEWSFSDGDGATIQVAEFGPGGFERPDPKDRFKDRLEMFNKLALKIRALERGDSGVYGARIKLQPALVQDQFFNLSIYESVPSPRTRSQLLASTLEWCNLTLQCQGAGKGAVNVTWKKDNIIRDLTSDRHQLSPDGTTLRLALPPTAANVTYACTVSNPADQKVVLFDLQAICQSGGGQMSFSKSGYIVLTLILLAVSLGGAFWCWRMNSEKAADPAATPTAPAEESPSDPQYAEIVRRSPPEGNDQGLSHPENNQEQSPPQKALVTTVYEQIHRAPEDTAEEAPAEPEHRDFPEGL, encoded by the exons ATGGAGGGGGAATTGGCCAGGAGCAAAGCCCAGCTACCCTCGCTGCTCCTGGCGCTGCTCAGCCTCTGGCCAG AGCTCCTCTTCGGCCAAGCCAGGGCACAGCCCCAGGAGGTGAATGGTGTCCTGGGGGGGACCGTGCtgctctccccagctctgccccccaaCAAGACAGTGAAGGAAATCGAGTGGAGCTTTTCAGATGGTGACGGTGCCACCATTCAAGTGGCAGAGTTTGGCCCCGGCGGCTTTGAGCGCCCTGACCCCAAGGACCGGTTCAAGGACCGGCTGGAGATGTTCAACAAGCTGGCGCTGAAGATCAGGGCCCTGGAGCGGGGCGACAGTGGGGTCTACGGGGCTCGGATTAAACTGCAGCCAGCACTGGTGCAGGATCAGTTCTTCAACCTCTCCATCTATG AGTCAGTGCCAAGCCCCCGGACCCGCAGCCAGCTCCTGGCCAGCACCCTGGAGTGGTGCAACCTAACGTTGCAGTGCCAGGGCGCCGGCAAAGGCGCCGTCAATGTCACCTGGAAGAAGGACAACATCATCCGGGACCTGACCTCTGACCGCCACCAGCTCTCCCCAGATGGGACCACCCTACGGTTGGCCCTACCACCCACCGCCGCCAACGTCACCTATGCCTGCACCGTCAGCAACCCTGCTGACCAAAAGGTCGTCCTCTTTGACCTGCAAGCCATCTGCCAAAGCGGAG GGGGACAGATGTCCTTCTCAAAGTCGGGGTACATCGTCCTGACCCTCATCCTGCTGGCAGTGAGCTTGGGAGGAGCCTTCTGGTGCTGGCGGATGAATAGTGAGAAGGCAGCAGACCCAG CTGCCACCCCCACAGCGCCCGCCGAGGAGAGCCCCTCTGATCCCCAGTACGCCGAGATCGTGCGCCGGAGCCCCCCGGAAGGTAATGACCAG GGCCTCAGTCACCCTGAAAATAACCAGGAGCAGAGCCCGCCACAGAAAGCACTCGTCACCACCGTCTACGAGCAGATCCACCGGGCGCCAGAGGACACAGCCGAAGAG GCACCCGCAGAGCCGGAGCATCGGGATTTCCCAGAAGGGCTGTAA
- the LOC126041268 gene encoding SLAM family member 9-like isoform X1, translated as MEGELARSKAQLPSLLLALLSLWPGILAEVRFKADNEVLQMLAGNSSQTLLERCSELLFGQARAQPQEVNGVLGGTVLLSPALPPNKTVKEIEWSFSDGDGATIQVAEFGPGGFERPDPKDRFKDRLEMFNKLALKIRALERGDSGVYGARIKLQPALVQDQFFNLSIYESVPSPRTRSQLLASTLEWCNLTLQCQGAGKGAVNVTWKKDNIIRDLTSDRHQLSPDGTTLRLALPPTAANVTYACTVSNPADQKVVLFDLQAICQSGGGQMSFSKSGYIVLTLILLAVSLGGAFWCWRMNSEKAADPAATPTAPAEESPSDPQYAEIVRRSPPEGNDQGLSHPENNQEQSPPQKALVTTVYEQIHRAPEDTAEEAPAEPEHRDFPEGL; from the exons ATGGAGGGGGAATTGGCCAGGAGCAAAGCCCAGCTACCCTCGCTGCTCCTGGCGCTGCTCAGCCTCTGGCCAG GCATCTTGGCCGAGGTGCGTTTTAAGGCGGACAATGAGGTTTTGCAGATGCTGGCTGGGAACTCCTCCCAGACTCTGTTGGAGCGTTGTTCTG AGCTCCTCTTCGGCCAAGCCAGGGCACAGCCCCAGGAGGTGAATGGTGTCCTGGGGGGGACCGTGCtgctctccccagctctgccccccaaCAAGACAGTGAAGGAAATCGAGTGGAGCTTTTCAGATGGTGACGGTGCCACCATTCAAGTGGCAGAGTTTGGCCCCGGCGGCTTTGAGCGCCCTGACCCCAAGGACCGGTTCAAGGACCGGCTGGAGATGTTCAACAAGCTGGCGCTGAAGATCAGGGCCCTGGAGCGGGGCGACAGTGGGGTCTACGGGGCTCGGATTAAACTGCAGCCAGCACTGGTGCAGGATCAGTTCTTCAACCTCTCCATCTATG AGTCAGTGCCAAGCCCCCGGACCCGCAGCCAGCTCCTGGCCAGCACCCTGGAGTGGTGCAACCTAACGTTGCAGTGCCAGGGCGCCGGCAAAGGCGCCGTCAATGTCACCTGGAAGAAGGACAACATCATCCGGGACCTGACCTCTGACCGCCACCAGCTCTCCCCAGATGGGACCACCCTACGGTTGGCCCTACCACCCACCGCCGCCAACGTCACCTATGCCTGCACCGTCAGCAACCCTGCTGACCAAAAGGTCGTCCTCTTTGACCTGCAAGCCATCTGCCAAAGCGGAG GGGGACAGATGTCCTTCTCAAAGTCGGGGTACATCGTCCTGACCCTCATCCTGCTGGCAGTGAGCTTGGGAGGAGCCTTCTGGTGCTGGCGGATGAATAGTGAGAAGGCAGCAGACCCAG CTGCCACCCCCACAGCGCCCGCCGAGGAGAGCCCCTCTGATCCCCAGTACGCCGAGATCGTGCGCCGGAGCCCCCCGGAAGGTAATGACCAG GGCCTCAGTCACCCTGAAAATAACCAGGAGCAGAGCCCGCCACAGAAAGCACTCGTCACCACCGTCTACGAGCAGATCCACCGGGCGCCAGAGGACACAGCCGAAGAG GCACCCGCAGAGCCGGAGCATCGGGATTTCCCAGAAGGGCTGTAA
- the KIRREL1 gene encoding kin of IRRE-like protein 1 isoform X1, with protein MTEHRALPAWPPACGAPRALADPLPLSTVAQTRFVEEPEDQTVVAGQRIVLSCVVLNYSGIVQWTKDGLALGMGQGLKAWPRYRIVGTADSGQYNLEITDAELSDDAVYECQATEAALRSRRAKLTVLIPPEDPSIDGAPEILLRAGTPYNLTCRARNAKPAATIVWYRDGLQQDGAITSTEVLADGKRETTTSLLAINPTDLDIGRVFSCRSTNDAIPAGKETFIKLNVHHPPTVTLSIQPQTVQEGERVVFTCMATANPEIKGYRWAKGGVIIEDAKENKYDTQVDYTFFTEPVSCEVHNDIGSTNVSTLVDVHFAPRIVVDPKPTITDIGSDVTLTCVWSGNPPLTLTWTKKESNMVLSNSNQLYLKSVTQADAGQYVCKAIVPRIGVGEREVTLFVNGPPIISSEAVQYAVRGDRGKVECFIGSTPPPDRIAWAWKENILEAGTLERYTVERTNTGSGVLSTLTINNVMDADFQTRYNCTAWNSFGPGTAIIQLEEKEVLPVGIIAGATIGASILVISFLVALACFLYRRRKGSRKDVTLRKLDIKVETVNREPLTLHADRDEDTASVSTATRVMKAIYSSFKDDVDLKQDLRCDTIDTREEYELKDPTNGYYNVRAHEDRPSSRTVLYADYRNPGPARYDTRPPSRLSHSSGYAQLNTYSRGPTSDYNAEAAPGPGPPPGTAGGETASQLSYENYGGHAAFPAGTGYATYRLGYGQPPSLDRAPYDAYDPMGKYASATRFSYTSQHSDYGQRFQQRMQTHV; from the exons ATGACGGAGCACCGGGCGCTGCCGGCATGGCCACCGGCATGCGGGGCACCCCGAGCCCTGGCTGATCCCCTTCCTCTGTCCACAGTGGCACAGACGCGGTTCGTGGAGGAACCAGAGGACCAGACAGTGGTGGCTGGCCAGAGGATCGTCCTCTCCTGCGTGGTGCTCAATTATTCCGGGATTGTGCAATGGACCAAAGACGGCCTcgccctggggatggggcaggggctCAAAG CCTGGCCACGCTACCGCATCGTGGGCACAGCCGACTCGGGCCAGTACAACCTGGAGATCACTGACGCCGAGCTCTCCGATGACGCCGTGTATGAGTGCCAGGCCACCGAGGCTGCACTGCGGTCCCGCCGGGCCAAGCTCACCGTGCTGA TCCCCCCCGAGGACCCCAGCATCGATGGAGCCCCCGAGATCCTGCTGCGTGCAGGGACGCCGTACAATCTGACCTGCCGGGCACGCAATGCCAAGCCAGCAGCCACTATCGTCTGGTACCGGGATGGGCTCCAGCAGGATGGAGCCATCACCAGCACG GAGGTGTTGGCTGACGGCAAGCGGGAGACGACCACCAGCCTGCTCGCCATCAACCCAACTGACCTTGACATCGGGCGGGTGTTCTCCTGCCGCAGCACCAATGATGCCATCCCAGCGGGCAAGGAGACCTTCATCAAGCTCAACGTTCACC ATCCCCCGACTGTCACCCTGTCCATCCAACCCCAGACGGTGCAGGAGGGCGAGAGGGTTGTGTTCACCTGCATGGCAACCGCTAACCCTGAGATCAAAGGCTACAG gtgggcCAAGGGAGGGGTGATCATTGAGGATGCCAAGGAGAACAAGTACGACACACAGGTGGATTACACTTTCTTCACGGAGCCTGTCTCCTGCGAGGTGCACAACGACATTGGCAGCACCAACGTCAGCACGCTGGTGGACGTGCACT TTGCCCCTCGGATTGTGGTGGACCCCAAACCCACCATCACAGACATTGGCTCCGACGTGACACTGACGTGCGTGTGGTCCGGCAACCCGCCACTGACCCTCACCTGGACCAAAAAGGAGTCCAACATG GTCCTGAGCAACAGCAACCAGCTGTACCTGAAGTCTGTCACACAAGCCGACGCAGGGCAGTACGTCTGCAAAGCCATCGTCCCCCGCATAGGCGTGGGTGAACGTGAGGTCACCCTCTTTGTCAATG GACCCCCCATCATCTCGAGCGAGGCCGTGCAGTATGCGGTACGTGGGGACCGCGGCAAGGTGGAGTGTTTCATCGGCAGCACACCACCCCCGGACCGCATC GCATGGGCCTGGAAGGAGAACATTTTGGAGGCAGGGACACTGGAGCGGTACACAGTGGAGCGGACTAACACGGGCAGCGGGGTCCTCTCCACCCTCACCATCAACAACGTCATGGACGCCGACTTCCAGACCCGCTACAACTGCACGGCCTGGAACAGCTTCGGGCCGGGGACTGCTATCATCCAGCTGGAGGAGAAAG AAGTCTTGCCTGTGGGCATCATCGCCGGTGCCACCATTGGGGCCAGCATCCTCGTCATCAGCTTCCTCGTCGCACTCGCCTGCTTCCTCTACCGGCGCCGGAAAGGAA GCCGTAAGGATGTCACCTTGCGCAAGCTGGACATCAAGGTGGAGACAGTGAACAGGGAGCCCCTGACGCTGCATGCGGACCGTGACGAGGACACGGCCAGCGTCTCCACGGCCACCCGTGTCATGAAGGCCATCTACTCG TCGTTCAAGGATGACGTGGACTTGAAGCAGGACCTTCGCTGTGACACCATCGACACCCGCGAGGAGTACGAGCTCAAG GACCCCACCAACGGCTACTACAATGTCCGCGCCCATGAGGACCGCCCGTCCTCCCGCACCGTCCTCTACGCCGACTACCGCAACCCCGGCCCAGCACGCTACGACACCCGCCCACCCTCCCGCCTCTCCCACTCCAGTGGCTATGCTCAGCTCAACACCTACAGCCGTGGTCCCACGTCCGACTACAACGCCGAAGCGGCACCAGGTCCCGGACCGCCTCCCGGCACAGCGGGTGGTGAGACGGCAAGCCAGCTCTCCTATGAGAACTATGGAGGTCATGCTGCCTTCCCAGCTGGCACTGGTTATGCCACCTACCGCCTGGGGTACGGTCAGCCCCCCAGCCTGGACCGGGCACCCTATGACGCCTATGACCCCATGGGCAAGTACGCCAGTGCCACCCGCTTCTCCTACACCTCCCAGCACTCGGACTACGGGCAGCGCTTCCAGCAGCGGATGCAGACGCACGTCtag
- the KIRREL1 gene encoding kin of IRRE-like protein 1 isoform X3 encodes MGQGLKAWPRYRIVGTADSGQYNLEITDAELSDDAVYECQATEAALRSRRAKLTVLIPPEDPSIDGAPEILLRAGTPYNLTCRARNAKPAATIVWYRDGLQQDGAITSTEVLADGKRETTTSLLAINPTDLDIGRVFSCRSTNDAIPAGKETFIKLNVHHPPTVTLSIQPQTVQEGERVVFTCMATANPEIKGYRWAKGGVIIEDAKENKYDTQVDYTFFTEPVSCEVHNDIGSTNVSTLVDVHFAPRIVVDPKPTITDIGSDVTLTCVWSGNPPLTLTWTKKESNMVLSNSNQLYLKSVTQADAGQYVCKAIVPRIGVGEREVTLFVNGPPIISSEAVQYAVRGDRGKVECFIGSTPPPDRIAWAWKENILEAGTLERYTVERTNTGSGVLSTLTINNVMDADFQTRYNCTAWNSFGPGTAIIQLEEKEVLPVGIIAGATIGASILVISFLVALACFLYRRRKGSRKDVTLRKLDIKVETVNREPLTLHADRDEDTASVSTATRVMKAIYSSFKDDVDLKQDLRCDTIDTREEYELKDPTNGYYNVRAHEDRPSSRTVLYADYRNPGPARYDTRPPSRLSHSSGYAQLNTYSRGPTSDYNAEAAPGPGPPPGTAGGETASQLSYENYGGHAAFPAGTGYATYRLGYGQPPSLDRAPYDAYDPMGKYASATRFSYTSQHSDYGQRFQQRMQTHV; translated from the exons atggggcaggggctCAAAG CCTGGCCACGCTACCGCATCGTGGGCACAGCCGACTCGGGCCAGTACAACCTGGAGATCACTGACGCCGAGCTCTCCGATGACGCCGTGTATGAGTGCCAGGCCACCGAGGCTGCACTGCGGTCCCGCCGGGCCAAGCTCACCGTGCTGA TCCCCCCCGAGGACCCCAGCATCGATGGAGCCCCCGAGATCCTGCTGCGTGCAGGGACGCCGTACAATCTGACCTGCCGGGCACGCAATGCCAAGCCAGCAGCCACTATCGTCTGGTACCGGGATGGGCTCCAGCAGGATGGAGCCATCACCAGCACG GAGGTGTTGGCTGACGGCAAGCGGGAGACGACCACCAGCCTGCTCGCCATCAACCCAACTGACCTTGACATCGGGCGGGTGTTCTCCTGCCGCAGCACCAATGATGCCATCCCAGCGGGCAAGGAGACCTTCATCAAGCTCAACGTTCACC ATCCCCCGACTGTCACCCTGTCCATCCAACCCCAGACGGTGCAGGAGGGCGAGAGGGTTGTGTTCACCTGCATGGCAACCGCTAACCCTGAGATCAAAGGCTACAG gtgggcCAAGGGAGGGGTGATCATTGAGGATGCCAAGGAGAACAAGTACGACACACAGGTGGATTACACTTTCTTCACGGAGCCTGTCTCCTGCGAGGTGCACAACGACATTGGCAGCACCAACGTCAGCACGCTGGTGGACGTGCACT TTGCCCCTCGGATTGTGGTGGACCCCAAACCCACCATCACAGACATTGGCTCCGACGTGACACTGACGTGCGTGTGGTCCGGCAACCCGCCACTGACCCTCACCTGGACCAAAAAGGAGTCCAACATG GTCCTGAGCAACAGCAACCAGCTGTACCTGAAGTCTGTCACACAAGCCGACGCAGGGCAGTACGTCTGCAAAGCCATCGTCCCCCGCATAGGCGTGGGTGAACGTGAGGTCACCCTCTTTGTCAATG GACCCCCCATCATCTCGAGCGAGGCCGTGCAGTATGCGGTACGTGGGGACCGCGGCAAGGTGGAGTGTTTCATCGGCAGCACACCACCCCCGGACCGCATC GCATGGGCCTGGAAGGAGAACATTTTGGAGGCAGGGACACTGGAGCGGTACACAGTGGAGCGGACTAACACGGGCAGCGGGGTCCTCTCCACCCTCACCATCAACAACGTCATGGACGCCGACTTCCAGACCCGCTACAACTGCACGGCCTGGAACAGCTTCGGGCCGGGGACTGCTATCATCCAGCTGGAGGAGAAAG AAGTCTTGCCTGTGGGCATCATCGCCGGTGCCACCATTGGGGCCAGCATCCTCGTCATCAGCTTCCTCGTCGCACTCGCCTGCTTCCTCTACCGGCGCCGGAAAGGAA GCCGTAAGGATGTCACCTTGCGCAAGCTGGACATCAAGGTGGAGACAGTGAACAGGGAGCCCCTGACGCTGCATGCGGACCGTGACGAGGACACGGCCAGCGTCTCCACGGCCACCCGTGTCATGAAGGCCATCTACTCG TCGTTCAAGGATGACGTGGACTTGAAGCAGGACCTTCGCTGTGACACCATCGACACCCGCGAGGAGTACGAGCTCAAG GACCCCACCAACGGCTACTACAATGTCCGCGCCCATGAGGACCGCCCGTCCTCCCGCACCGTCCTCTACGCCGACTACCGCAACCCCGGCCCAGCACGCTACGACACCCGCCCACCCTCCCGCCTCTCCCACTCCAGTGGCTATGCTCAGCTCAACACCTACAGCCGTGGTCCCACGTCCGACTACAACGCCGAAGCGGCACCAGGTCCCGGACCGCCTCCCGGCACAGCGGGTGGTGAGACGGCAAGCCAGCTCTCCTATGAGAACTATGGAGGTCATGCTGCCTTCCCAGCTGGCACTGGTTATGCCACCTACCGCCTGGGGTACGGTCAGCCCCCCAGCCTGGACCGGGCACCCTATGACGCCTATGACCCCATGGGCAAGTACGCCAGTGCCACCCGCTTCTCCTACACCTCCCAGCACTCGGACTACGGGCAGCGCTTCCAGCAGCGGATGCAGACGCACGTCtag
- the LOC126041268 gene encoding SLAM family member 9-like isoform X2, with the protein MEGELARSKAQLPSLLLALLSLWPGILAEVRFKADNEVLQMLAGNSSQTLLERCSELLFGQARAQPQEVNGVLGGTVLLSPALPPNKTVKEIEWSFSDGDGATIQVAEFGPGGFERPDPKDRFKDRLEMFNKLALKIRALERGDSGVYGARIKLQPALVQDQFFNLSIYESVPSPRTRSQLLASTLEWCNLTLQCQGAGKGAVNVTWKKDNIIRDLTSDRHQLSPDGTTLRLALPPTAANVTYACTVSNPADQKVVLFDLQAICQSGGGQMSFSKSGYIVLTLILLAVSLGGAFWCWRMNSEKAADPAATPTAPAEESPSDPQYAEIVRRSPPEGNDQGLSHPENNQEQSPPQKALVTTVYEQIHRAPEDTAEEVT; encoded by the exons ATGGAGGGGGAATTGGCCAGGAGCAAAGCCCAGCTACCCTCGCTGCTCCTGGCGCTGCTCAGCCTCTGGCCAG GCATCTTGGCCGAGGTGCGTTTTAAGGCGGACAATGAGGTTTTGCAGATGCTGGCTGGGAACTCCTCCCAGACTCTGTTGGAGCGTTGTTCTG AGCTCCTCTTCGGCCAAGCCAGGGCACAGCCCCAGGAGGTGAATGGTGTCCTGGGGGGGACCGTGCtgctctccccagctctgccccccaaCAAGACAGTGAAGGAAATCGAGTGGAGCTTTTCAGATGGTGACGGTGCCACCATTCAAGTGGCAGAGTTTGGCCCCGGCGGCTTTGAGCGCCCTGACCCCAAGGACCGGTTCAAGGACCGGCTGGAGATGTTCAACAAGCTGGCGCTGAAGATCAGGGCCCTGGAGCGGGGCGACAGTGGGGTCTACGGGGCTCGGATTAAACTGCAGCCAGCACTGGTGCAGGATCAGTTCTTCAACCTCTCCATCTATG AGTCAGTGCCAAGCCCCCGGACCCGCAGCCAGCTCCTGGCCAGCACCCTGGAGTGGTGCAACCTAACGTTGCAGTGCCAGGGCGCCGGCAAAGGCGCCGTCAATGTCACCTGGAAGAAGGACAACATCATCCGGGACCTGACCTCTGACCGCCACCAGCTCTCCCCAGATGGGACCACCCTACGGTTGGCCCTACCACCCACCGCCGCCAACGTCACCTATGCCTGCACCGTCAGCAACCCTGCTGACCAAAAGGTCGTCCTCTTTGACCTGCAAGCCATCTGCCAAAGCGGAG GGGGACAGATGTCCTTCTCAAAGTCGGGGTACATCGTCCTGACCCTCATCCTGCTGGCAGTGAGCTTGGGAGGAGCCTTCTGGTGCTGGCGGATGAATAGTGAGAAGGCAGCAGACCCAG CTGCCACCCCCACAGCGCCCGCCGAGGAGAGCCCCTCTGATCCCCAGTACGCCGAGATCGTGCGCCGGAGCCCCCCGGAAGGTAATGACCAG GGCCTCAGTCACCCTGAAAATAACCAGGAGCAGAGCCCGCCACAGAAAGCACTCGTCACCACCGTCTACGAGCAGATCCACCGGGCGCCAGAGGACACAGCCGAAGAGGTGACATAG
- the KIRREL1 gene encoding kin of IRRE-like protein 1 isoform X2, translating to MRILFLCLLTLADTHGQVAQTRFVEEPEDQTVVAGQRIVLSCVVLNYSGIVQWTKDGLALGMGQGLKAWPRYRIVGTADSGQYNLEITDAELSDDAVYECQATEAALRSRRAKLTVLIPPEDPSIDGAPEILLRAGTPYNLTCRARNAKPAATIVWYRDGLQQDGAITSTEVLADGKRETTTSLLAINPTDLDIGRVFSCRSTNDAIPAGKETFIKLNVHHPPTVTLSIQPQTVQEGERVVFTCMATANPEIKGYRWAKGGVIIEDAKENKYDTQVDYTFFTEPVSCEVHNDIGSTNVSTLVDVHFAPRIVVDPKPTITDIGSDVTLTCVWSGNPPLTLTWTKKESNMVLSNSNQLYLKSVTQADAGQYVCKAIVPRIGVGEREVTLFVNGPPIISSEAVQYAVRGDRGKVECFIGSTPPPDRIAWAWKENILEAGTLERYTVERTNTGSGVLSTLTINNVMDADFQTRYNCTAWNSFGPGTAIIQLEEKEVLPVGIIAGATIGASILVISFLVALACFLYRRRKGSRKDVTLRKLDIKVETVNREPLTLHADRDEDTASVSTATRVMKAIYSSFKDDVDLKQDLRCDTIDTREEYELKDPTNGYYNVRAHEDRPSSRTVLYADYRNPGPARYDTRPPSRLSHSSGYAQLNTYSRGPTSDYNAEAAPGPGPPPGTAGGETASQLSYENYGGHAAFPAGTGYATYRLGYGQPPSLDRAPYDAYDPMGKYASATRFSYTSQHSDYGQRFQQRMQTHV from the exons ATGCGgatcctcttcctctgccttctgACTCTCGCTGATACCCACGGACAAG TGGCACAGACGCGGTTCGTGGAGGAACCAGAGGACCAGACAGTGGTGGCTGGCCAGAGGATCGTCCTCTCCTGCGTGGTGCTCAATTATTCCGGGATTGTGCAATGGACCAAAGACGGCCTcgccctggggatggggcaggggctCAAAG CCTGGCCACGCTACCGCATCGTGGGCACAGCCGACTCGGGCCAGTACAACCTGGAGATCACTGACGCCGAGCTCTCCGATGACGCCGTGTATGAGTGCCAGGCCACCGAGGCTGCACTGCGGTCCCGCCGGGCCAAGCTCACCGTGCTGA TCCCCCCCGAGGACCCCAGCATCGATGGAGCCCCCGAGATCCTGCTGCGTGCAGGGACGCCGTACAATCTGACCTGCCGGGCACGCAATGCCAAGCCAGCAGCCACTATCGTCTGGTACCGGGATGGGCTCCAGCAGGATGGAGCCATCACCAGCACG GAGGTGTTGGCTGACGGCAAGCGGGAGACGACCACCAGCCTGCTCGCCATCAACCCAACTGACCTTGACATCGGGCGGGTGTTCTCCTGCCGCAGCACCAATGATGCCATCCCAGCGGGCAAGGAGACCTTCATCAAGCTCAACGTTCACC ATCCCCCGACTGTCACCCTGTCCATCCAACCCCAGACGGTGCAGGAGGGCGAGAGGGTTGTGTTCACCTGCATGGCAACCGCTAACCCTGAGATCAAAGGCTACAG gtgggcCAAGGGAGGGGTGATCATTGAGGATGCCAAGGAGAACAAGTACGACACACAGGTGGATTACACTTTCTTCACGGAGCCTGTCTCCTGCGAGGTGCACAACGACATTGGCAGCACCAACGTCAGCACGCTGGTGGACGTGCACT TTGCCCCTCGGATTGTGGTGGACCCCAAACCCACCATCACAGACATTGGCTCCGACGTGACACTGACGTGCGTGTGGTCCGGCAACCCGCCACTGACCCTCACCTGGACCAAAAAGGAGTCCAACATG GTCCTGAGCAACAGCAACCAGCTGTACCTGAAGTCTGTCACACAAGCCGACGCAGGGCAGTACGTCTGCAAAGCCATCGTCCCCCGCATAGGCGTGGGTGAACGTGAGGTCACCCTCTTTGTCAATG GACCCCCCATCATCTCGAGCGAGGCCGTGCAGTATGCGGTACGTGGGGACCGCGGCAAGGTGGAGTGTTTCATCGGCAGCACACCACCCCCGGACCGCATC GCATGGGCCTGGAAGGAGAACATTTTGGAGGCAGGGACACTGGAGCGGTACACAGTGGAGCGGACTAACACGGGCAGCGGGGTCCTCTCCACCCTCACCATCAACAACGTCATGGACGCCGACTTCCAGACCCGCTACAACTGCACGGCCTGGAACAGCTTCGGGCCGGGGACTGCTATCATCCAGCTGGAGGAGAAAG AAGTCTTGCCTGTGGGCATCATCGCCGGTGCCACCATTGGGGCCAGCATCCTCGTCATCAGCTTCCTCGTCGCACTCGCCTGCTTCCTCTACCGGCGCCGGAAAGGAA GCCGTAAGGATGTCACCTTGCGCAAGCTGGACATCAAGGTGGAGACAGTGAACAGGGAGCCCCTGACGCTGCATGCGGACCGTGACGAGGACACGGCCAGCGTCTCCACGGCCACCCGTGTCATGAAGGCCATCTACTCG TCGTTCAAGGATGACGTGGACTTGAAGCAGGACCTTCGCTGTGACACCATCGACACCCGCGAGGAGTACGAGCTCAAG GACCCCACCAACGGCTACTACAATGTCCGCGCCCATGAGGACCGCCCGTCCTCCCGCACCGTCCTCTACGCCGACTACCGCAACCCCGGCCCAGCACGCTACGACACCCGCCCACCCTCCCGCCTCTCCCACTCCAGTGGCTATGCTCAGCTCAACACCTACAGCCGTGGTCCCACGTCCGACTACAACGCCGAAGCGGCACCAGGTCCCGGACCGCCTCCCGGCACAGCGGGTGGTGAGACGGCAAGCCAGCTCTCCTATGAGAACTATGGAGGTCATGCTGCCTTCCCAGCTGGCACTGGTTATGCCACCTACCGCCTGGGGTACGGTCAGCCCCCCAGCCTGGACCGGGCACCCTATGACGCCTATGACCCCATGGGCAAGTACGCCAGTGCCACCCGCTTCTCCTACACCTCCCAGCACTCGGACTACGGGCAGCGCTTCCAGCAGCGGATGCAGACGCACGTCtag